A window of Vigna unguiculata cultivar IT97K-499-35 chromosome 4, ASM411807v1, whole genome shotgun sequence contains these coding sequences:
- the LOC114182754 gene encoding AAA-ATPase ASD, mitochondrial-like isoform X1 codes for MSEPESCLQEKIRGGNKMNPGDMFGHIGSIVGSLMFVWAMFKQFFPYQVVNQIEKHSQRLVTYVYPYIQITFHEFTGERLMRSEAFSAIENYLSSKASTQAKRLKGDIGKNNQSLVLSMDDHEEVGDEFNGVKLWWASGKHISKAQSTISFHHPMSDERRYYKLTFHKRNRDVILGTYLNYVMQEGKAIKVKNRQRKLYTNSGSYWSHVVFEHPATFQTLAMDPEEKEMIIDDLITFSKSGGFYARIGRAWKRGYLLYGPPGTGKSTMIAAMANLLGYDLYDLELTAVKDNTELRKLLIETSSKSIIVIEDIDCSLDLTGQRRKKKEKEEEEQEKNHPGQKQQEKDVKSSQVTLSGLLNFIDGLWSACGGERLIVFTTNYVEKLDPALVRKGRMDKHIELSFCGFEAFKLLAKNYLNIDAHHLFGTIHELLKQIKITPAEVAEHLMPKSASGDAEIHLKSLIQALELTKMQEKVVVHGPHWTEN; via the coding sequence ATGTCTGAACCAGAAAGTTGTCTGCAAGAAAAAATAAGAGGTGGAAACAAGATGAATCCAGGTGATATGTTTGGTCACATAGGATCCATAGTTGGTTCCTTGATGTTTGTTTGGGCCATGTTTAAGCAATTTTTCCCTTACCAAGTTGTGAACCAAATTGAGAAACACTCCCAAAGATTGGTGACTTATGTGTACCCTTACATCCAAATCACATTCCATGAGTTCACGGGTGAGAGGCTGATGCGGAGTGAGGCCTTTTCTGCCATAGAGAACTACCTCAGCTCCAAGGCATCAACACAAGCAAAGAGGCTCAAAGGTGACATAGGGAAGAACAACCAGAGTCTTGTTCTCAGCATGGATGATCATGAAGAAGTTGGTGATGAGTTCAATGGTGTGAAGCTTTGGTGGGCCTCTGGGAAGCACATTTCCAAGGCACAGTCCACAATTTCCTTCCACCACCCTATGTCAGATGAGAGAAGATACTACAAGCTCACTTTTCATAAGAGAAACAGAGATGTGATCTTAGGGACATATCTTAACTATGTTATGCAAGAGGGTAAGGCCATTAAGGTGAAAAACAGGCAAAGGAAGCTTTATACCAACAGTGGTTCTTATTGGAGCCATGTGGTGTTTGAGCACCCTGCAACATTTCAAACACTGGCTATGGATCCTGAGGAGAAGGAAATGATCATTGATGATCTCATCACATTCAGCAAGTCAGGGGGGTTCTATGCAAGGATTGGGAGGGCATGGAAGAGAGGGTACCTACTTTATGGACCCCCAGGAACAGGCAAGTCCACAATGATTGCTGCTATGGCAAATTTGTTAGGATATGATTTGTATGATCTTGAGTTGACTGCTGTGAAGGACAACACTGAATTGAGGAAGCTTTTGATTGAGACCTCAAGCAAGTCTATAATTGTGATTGAGGACATAGATTGTTCACTTGATTTGACTGGCCAAAGgaggaagaaaaaggaaaaggaagagGAAGAGCAAGAGAAGAATCATCCAGGGCAAAAACAACAAGAGAAAGACGTTAAAAGTAGCCAGGTAACACTTTCTGGTCTTCTGAATTTCATTGATGGGTTATGGTCTGCATGTGGGGGTGAGAGACTCATAGTTTTCACCACAAACTATGTGGAGAAATTGGACCCAGCATTGGTCAGGAAAGGGAGAATGGACAAGCACATAGAGTTATCCTTCTGTGGCTTTGAGGCATTCAAGTTGTTGGCTAAGAATTATCTTAACATTGATGCACACCATCTGTTTGGCACAATACATGAACTGCTGAAGCAAATCAAAATTACCCCAGCTGAGGTTGCAGAACATTTGATGCCTAAAAGTGCTTCTGGGGATGCAGAAATTCACTTGAAAAGTCTGATTCAAGCACTGGAATTGACAAAGATGCAAGAAAAAGTTGTTGTGCATGGTCCTCATTGGACTGAAAATTAG
- the LOC114182754 gene encoding AAA-ATPase ASD, mitochondrial-like isoform X2: MSEPESCLQEKIRGGNKMNPGDMFGHIGSIVGSLMFVWAMFKQFFPYQVVNQIEKHSQRLVTYVYPYIQITFHEFTGERLMRSEAFSAIENYLSSKASTQAKRLKGDIGKNNQSLVLSMDDHEEVGDEFNGVKLWWASGKHISKAQSTISFHHPMSDERRYYKLTFHKRNRDVILGTYLNYVMQEGKAIKVKNRQRKLYTNSGSYWSHVVFEHPATFQTLAMDPEEKEMIIDDLITFSKSGGFYARIGRAWKRGYLLYGPPGTGKSTMIAAMANLLGYDLYDLELTAVKDNTELRKLLIETSSKSIIVIEDIDCSLDLTGQRRKKKEKEEEEQEKNHPGQKQQEKDVKSSQKLDPALVRKGRMDKHIELSFCGFEAFKLLAKNYLNIDAHHLFGTIHELLKQIKITPAEVAEHLMPKSASGDAEIHLKSLIQALELTKMQEKVVVHGPHWTEN, from the exons ATGTCTGAACCAGAAAGTTGTCTGCAAGAAAAAATAAGAGGTGGAAACAAGATGAATCCAGGTGATATGTTTGGTCACATAGGATCCATAGTTGGTTCCTTGATGTTTGTTTGGGCCATGTTTAAGCAATTTTTCCCTTACCAAGTTGTGAACCAAATTGAGAAACACTCCCAAAGATTGGTGACTTATGTGTACCCTTACATCCAAATCACATTCCATGAGTTCACGGGTGAGAGGCTGATGCGGAGTGAGGCCTTTTCTGCCATAGAGAACTACCTCAGCTCCAAGGCATCAACACAAGCAAAGAGGCTCAAAGGTGACATAGGGAAGAACAACCAGAGTCTTGTTCTCAGCATGGATGATCATGAAGAAGTTGGTGATGAGTTCAATGGTGTGAAGCTTTGGTGGGCCTCTGGGAAGCACATTTCCAAGGCACAGTCCACAATTTCCTTCCACCACCCTATGTCAGATGAGAGAAGATACTACAAGCTCACTTTTCATAAGAGAAACAGAGATGTGATCTTAGGGACATATCTTAACTATGTTATGCAAGAGGGTAAGGCCATTAAGGTGAAAAACAGGCAAAGGAAGCTTTATACCAACAGTGGTTCTTATTGGAGCCATGTGGTGTTTGAGCACCCTGCAACATTTCAAACACTGGCTATGGATCCTGAGGAGAAGGAAATGATCATTGATGATCTCATCACATTCAGCAAGTCAGGGGGGTTCTATGCAAGGATTGGGAGGGCATGGAAGAGAGGGTACCTACTTTATGGACCCCCAGGAACAGGCAAGTCCACAATGATTGCTGCTATGGCAAATTTGTTAGGATATGATTTGTATGATCTTGAGTTGACTGCTGTGAAGGACAACACTGAATTGAGGAAGCTTTTGATTGAGACCTCAAGCAAGTCTATAATTGTGATTGAGGACATAGATTGTTCACTTGATTTGACTGGCCAAAGgaggaagaaaaaggaaaaggaagagGAAGAGCAAGAGAAGAATCATCCAGGGCAAAAACAACAAGAGAAAGACGTTAAAAGTAGCCAG AAATTGGACCCAGCATTGGTCAGGAAAGGGAGAATGGACAAGCACATAGAGTTATCCTTCTGTGGCTTTGAGGCATTCAAGTTGTTGGCTAAGAATTATCTTAACATTGATGCACACCATCTGTTTGGCACAATACATGAACTGCTGAAGCAAATCAAAATTACCCCAGCTGAGGTTGCAGAACATTTGATGCCTAAAAGTGCTTCTGGGGATGCAGAAATTCACTTGAAAAGTCTGATTCAAGCACTGGAATTGACAAAGATGCAAGAAAAAGTTGTTGTGCATGGTCCTCATTGGACTGAAAATTAG